A window of Malania oleifera isolate guangnan ecotype guangnan chromosome 5, ASM2987363v1, whole genome shotgun sequence contains these coding sequences:
- the LOC131155784 gene encoding E3 ubiquitin-protein ligase CIP8-like: MDSSGEEGQGSWLGDSEVGDGSGFGFETPDVRIPALRIEDLRIPRFVSDSDSEDDEDGCDTVDLPRGSTVNGGLFDDLDFLRSWYCLHSGDRRAINEDFERGGVNRRAEDEREALSMVFDGVEELLMVSSEENSGGGSVQLDGNIERELLLAANNLERILVTDHHVEGDSSAAARDDHFGADIYDTIVGLLADDNLSWRGSPPAARSVVDNLPTVVLAEEDLGNNENVVCVVCTDDIPLQEKVKKLPCSHCFHGECILQWLSIRNSCPLCRFELPTDDSEYEQRRNQRASHSDEA, encoded by the coding sequence ATGGATTCTTCAGGGGAGGAGGGACAAGGGTCTTGGTTGGGGGATTCGGAGGTGGGTGATGGTTCTGGTTTTGGGTTTGAAACTCCCGATGTGAGGATCCCGGCGTTACGCATTGAAGACCTACGGATCCCTAGATTTGTGTCCGATTCGGACTCGGAGGACGATGAAGATGGCTGTGATACGGTTGATTTGCCTCGTGGGAGTACTGTTAATGGTGGTTTATTTGATGATTTGGATTTTCTGCGTAGTTGGTATTGTCTTCATTCGGGGGATCGCAGGGCGATCAATGAAGATTTTGAGCGGGGGGGAGTGAATCGGAGGGCTGAAGACGAGAGAGAAGCTCTGAGCATGGTGTTTGACGGGGTGGAGGAATTGTTAATGGTTTCATCTGAAGAGAACTCGGGTGGGGGCAGCGTTCAATTGGATGGAAATATAGAAAGGGAACTTCTTTTGGCGGCGAATAATTTGGAGAGGATTCTGGTTACTGATCACCATGTGGAGGGCGATTCATCTGCAGCAGCTCGGGATGATCATTTTGGTGCCGATATATATGATACCATTGTTGGGTTATTGGCAGATGACAATCTTTCTTGGAGGGGTAGTCCGCCGGCTGCTAGATCAGTTGTGGATAATCTTCCCACGGTTGTGTTGGCAGAGGAAGATTTGGGGAACAATGAGAATGTGGTTTGTGTTGTTTGTACTGATGATATTCCACTGCAAGAGAAAGTCAAAAAGCTTCCTTGTTCGCACTGTTTCCATGGGGAGTGCATTCTGCAATGGTTGAGCATTCGGAACTCGTGCCCCCTTTGTCGGTTTGAATTGCCTACTGATGATTCTGAGTATGAGCAGCGGAGAAACCAGAGGGCCAGTCACAGTGACGAGGCGTGA